From a region of the Candidatus Sulfotelmatobacter sp. genome:
- a CDS encoding DUF3311 domain-containing protein encodes MRWRWYFLLLIPFIALLAPVYLTATPALWGFPFFYWYQFLWLVLSAGLTWIVYLATREERQ; translated from the coding sequence ATGCGCTGGCGCTGGTACTTCCTGCTCCTCATCCCGTTCATCGCGCTGCTCGCCCCAGTCTATCTGACGGCGACGCCCGCGCTGTGGGGCTTTCCCTTCTTCTATTGGTACCAGTTCCTGTGGCTGGTCCTGAGCGCCGGGTTGACGTGGATCGTCTACCTCGCGACCCGTGAGGAACGGCAATGA
- a CDS encoding ABC transporter substrate-binding protein, which translates to MFARPFALASAVLAAVLLGPASAVPARPPTLVIDGDPNSLDTILNTPFGWSLGPLTQGYLFLVDDRGRLVPDRALRVPTQANGLISRDGRTIVYEIRTGRWSDGAPFDARDVVFTVAALRDPRTAVPDTSAVAPIVSVAAPRPDRLVVHLRRPWAPFVASFLTLGANDPFAILPRHLVAALPSLNHSVLDTQPVGLGPFRLTRWVRGQRLEFERNPYAWRHARSDRVVVQIVPAAPTRLVELLAGDLDAVPLTGLQIDAARARGLRLVATTTNLIDYLECNLRRPALRAARVRRALAQAIDRARLARTIYRDALVPGDGVQLDRTFDGRRPLPRYDPLAAARVLSPLHLHLDLAIAGDWRRSADAAIEIADDLRRAGVATTIRSSTEATFWGARDAGGVLENGRFDLALTSWSPTLDPDRSYLFGCAAVPPLGGNAMGWCDPAFDRAEAAGAAAYDPAVRARWYRTAGDILADQVPIIPLGLERSVYAVAPRLFDFRPNPLGRDFWNAWEWAVAP; encoded by the coding sequence ATGTTCGCGCGACCGTTCGCCCTGGCGTCGGCCGTCCTCGCCGCCGTGCTGCTCGGCCCCGCGAGCGCGGTGCCGGCGCGGCCGCCGACGCTCGTCATCGACGGCGATCCCAACTCGCTCGACACGATCCTGAACACGCCCTTCGGCTGGTCGTTGGGCCCACTCACGCAAGGCTACCTGTTCCTGGTCGACGACCGCGGCCGGTTGGTCCCGGACCGCGCATTGCGCGTGCCGACACAAGCCAACGGATTGATCTCGCGCGACGGGCGCACGATCGTGTACGAGATTCGCACCGGCCGCTGGAGCGACGGCGCGCCGTTCGACGCCCGCGACGTCGTTTTCACCGTCGCGGCGTTGCGCGATCCGCGCACCGCCGTGCCGGACACGTCGGCCGTCGCGCCGATCGTGAGCGTCGCGGCGCCGCGTCCCGACCGGCTCGTCGTGCACCTGCGGCGTCCGTGGGCGCCGTTCGTCGCCTCGTTCCTCACGCTCGGCGCGAACGATCCGTTCGCGATCCTCCCGCGCCACCTCGTTGCCGCGCTGCCGTCGTTGAACCACAGCGTGCTCGACACGCAACCGGTGGGCTTGGGCCCCTTCCGCCTCACGCGCTGGGTGCGCGGGCAGCGGTTGGAGTTCGAGCGCAACCCGTACGCGTGGCGTCACGCGCGCAGCGACCGAGTCGTCGTGCAGATCGTCCCGGCGGCGCCGACCCGTCTGGTCGAGCTGCTGGCCGGCGACCTCGATGCGGTGCCCCTGACCGGGCTGCAAATCGACGCCGCGCGCGCCCGCGGATTGCGGCTCGTCGCGACCACGACCAACCTGATCGACTATCTGGAATGCAACCTGCGTCGGCCGGCGCTGCGCGCGGCACGGGTGCGCCGCGCGCTGGCGCAGGCGATCGACCGCGCCCGCTTGGCACGCACGATCTATCGCGACGCGCTGGTCCCCGGTGACGGCGTGCAGCTCGATCGCACCTTCGACGGCCGGCGTCCGCTGCCGCGCTACGATCCGCTCGCCGCTGCGCGCGTGCTCTCGCCGTTGCACCTGCATCTCGACCTCGCGATCGCCGGCGACTGGCGGCGCAGCGCCGACGCCGCGATCGAGATCGCCGACGACCTGCGGCGGGCCGGCGTGGCGACGACGATCCGCTCGTCGACCGAAGCGACGTTCTGGGGCGCGCGCGACGCGGGCGGTGTGCTCGAAAACGGCCGCTTCGATCTGGCGTTGACGTCGTGGTCGCCGACGCTCGATCCCGACCGTTCGTACCTGTTCGGCTGCGCCGCGGTTCCGCCGCTGGGCGGCAACGCGATGGGCTGGTGCGATCCGGCCTTCGATCGCGCCGAAGCGGCGGGTGCGGCGGCCTACGATCCGGCCGTGCGCGCGCGCTGGTATCGCACGGCCGGCGACATCCTGGCCGACCAGGTCCCGATCATCCCGCTCGGACTCGAGCGCAGCGTGTACGCCGTCGCGCCGCGTCTGTTCGACTTTCGGCCAAACCCGCTGGGCCGCGATTTTTGGAACGCATGGGAGTGGGCGGTCGCCCCCTAG
- a CDS encoding NCS2 family permease produces the protein MREATAVRPSGLDRFFGIAAAGSTIPREVRAGLTTFLTMSYVLFVNPAVLGNAITGIPDGFAKLLVVTALAAAIGSLLMGLIARYPFAQAPGMGLNAYFAYTVVLGQKIPWQTALGAVFVSGSIFVLLSVLGVRQAVVRAIPWALKNAVTAGIGAFLAFLGLKNAGIVVPNPATFVTLGTLTAAPALITFAGLVVTAALLARRIPGAVLYGIIGATLLGVVTHAAVYPGPHDTLVPFAGFSNGVVATPMWPSGLVGALDLRAALGLGVAVVVFTFFFVDFFDATGTLVGLAARAGVLDENGDMPRARRTFACDGLAAMVGAALGTSTTTAYIESASGIAEGGRTGLVAVTVGLLFLCSTVLWPLAGVIPAAATAPALIVVGAMMLQSLRNVDWDDYALVISVFLTIIAMPLTFSIANGVSFGVIAYAAIMLLSGRGKAVAPLLYVVAVLLLIRYIWLAGG, from the coding sequence ATGCGCGAGGCGACCGCCGTTCGACCCTCGGGGCTTGATCGTTTCTTCGGCATCGCCGCCGCCGGATCGACGATCCCGCGTGAGGTGCGGGCCGGACTGACGACGTTCCTGACGATGTCGTACGTCCTGTTCGTCAACCCTGCGGTCCTCGGCAACGCGATCACCGGCATCCCGGACGGCTTCGCCAAGCTGCTCGTCGTGACGGCGCTGGCCGCCGCGATCGGCAGCCTGTTGATGGGACTGATCGCGCGCTATCCGTTCGCCCAGGCACCCGGCATGGGGCTCAACGCGTACTTCGCCTACACGGTCGTGCTGGGGCAGAAGATCCCGTGGCAGACGGCGCTCGGGGCCGTGTTCGTCTCGGGCTCGATTTTCGTGCTGCTCTCGGTGCTCGGCGTCCGACAAGCGGTCGTGCGCGCGATCCCGTGGGCGCTCAAGAACGCGGTCACCGCCGGCATCGGCGCCTTTCTCGCGTTCCTCGGCCTCAAGAACGCCGGCATCGTCGTCCCCAATCCCGCCACCTTCGTGACGCTGGGAACGCTTACGGCCGCGCCCGCGCTGATCACGTTCGCCGGGCTGGTCGTCACCGCGGCGCTGCTCGCGCGCCGCATCCCCGGTGCGGTGCTGTACGGCATCATCGGCGCGACCCTGCTGGGCGTCGTCACGCACGCGGCGGTCTACCCGGGGCCGCACGACACGCTGGTTCCGTTCGCCGGTTTCTCGAACGGCGTCGTCGCCACGCCGATGTGGCCGAGCGGCCTGGTCGGCGCGCTCGATTTGCGCGCCGCGCTCGGCCTGGGCGTGGCGGTCGTGGTGTTCACGTTCTTCTTCGTCGACTTCTTCGACGCGACCGGGACGCTCGTCGGTCTGGCCGCGCGGGCCGGCGTCCTCGACGAGAACGGCGACATGCCGCGGGCGCGGCGCACGTTCGCCTGCGACGGCTTGGCCGCGATGGTCGGCGCGGCGCTCGGCACCAGCACGACGACGGCCTACATCGAGAGCGCCAGCGGCATCGCCGAGGGCGGCCGGACCGGACTGGTCGCGGTGACGGTCGGCCTGCTGTTCCTGTGCTCGACGGTGCTGTGGCCGCTGGCCGGCGTGATCCCGGCGGCGGCGACCGCGCCGGCGCTGATCGTCGTCGGCGCGATGATGCTGCAGAGCCTGCGCAACGTCGACTGGGACGACTACGCGCTGGTCATCTCGGTCTTCCTGACGATCATCGCCATGCCGCTGACGTTCTCGATCGCCAACGGCGTGAGCTTCGGCGTGATCGCCTACGCCGCCATCATGCTGCTGAGCGGGCGCGGCAAGGCCGTCGCCCCGCTGCTCTACGTCGTCGCGGTGCTGCTGCTGATCCGCTACATCTGGCTGGCCGGCGGCTAG
- a CDS encoding YoaK family protein — protein MTAPQTRQAAALAAALALVAGFCDGIAYVRWGAFAANQTGNTVLLGIAAYHGDATMIERSLGAIASLAVGATIASLLRTRTSCVVPLSAEAATLAAASFVHGHAVQLDVIAFAMGLQNQAITTFAGVKLNTSFVTGHYTQIGVAIGDMLLGKDRDGAQRRLVILAALVVFYCGGGAAAAWSAARLEHALLLVVPIVLAIAYVARRTPGTVR, from the coding sequence ATGACCGCACCCCAGACGCGGCAGGCGGCCGCACTCGCGGCAGCGCTGGCGCTGGTGGCCGGCTTCTGCGACGGCATCGCCTACGTGCGCTGGGGCGCCTTCGCCGCGAACCAGACCGGCAACACCGTCCTGCTCGGCATCGCGGCCTATCACGGCGACGCGACGATGATCGAGCGGTCGTTAGGCGCGATCGCATCGCTGGCCGTCGGCGCGACGATCGCCTCGCTGCTGCGCACGCGCACCTCGTGTGTCGTCCCGCTCTCAGCCGAAGCGGCGACGCTCGCCGCCGCCTCGTTCGTACACGGACACGCGGTGCAGCTCGACGTCATCGCGTTCGCGATGGGCCTGCAGAATCAGGCGATCACGACCTTTGCCGGCGTGAAGCTCAACACGAGCTTCGTCACCGGGCACTACACGCAAATCGGCGTCGCCATCGGCGACATGCTGCTCGGCAAGGACCGCGATGGAGCGCAGCGGCGGTTGGTCATCCTGGCCGCCCTCGTCGTCTTCTACTGCGGCGGCGGCGCGGCGGCGGCGTGGTCGGCCGCACGGCTCGAGCACGCCCTGCTGCTCGTGGTTCCGATCGTGCTGGCGATCGCGTACGTCGCGCGCCGCACACCGGGGACGGTTCGCTAG
- a CDS encoding TlpA disulfide reductase family protein, with protein MNADAAQVAFAAPLVAAVGRPAPNFVVDGLDGTPVSARRFRGRPLFINVFASWCGPCRIELPGIVRSYARYGPRVAYLGVDEQEPPQTVSRFAHQMGMRYPLGIDQGQLEASYRAHQIPTSIFVDRRGVVRAYYKGPIPVDVLERDLALIAGT; from the coding sequence GTGAACGCCGACGCCGCGCAGGTCGCGTTCGCCGCGCCGCTGGTCGCGGCGGTCGGACGGCCGGCGCCGAACTTCGTCGTCGACGGCCTCGACGGCACGCCGGTCAGCGCGCGTCGCTTTCGCGGCCGGCCACTGTTCATCAACGTCTTCGCCAGCTGGTGCGGGCCGTGTCGCATCGAGCTGCCCGGCATCGTGCGCAGCTACGCGCGCTACGGGCCGCGCGTCGCGTACCTCGGCGTCGACGAGCAAGAGCCGCCCCAGACCGTCAGCCGCTTCGCGCACCAGATGGGGATGCGCTACCCGCTCGGAATCGACCAGGGCCAGTTGGAGGCGAGCTACCGAGCACACCAGATCCCGACCAGCATCTTCGTCGACCGCCGCGGCGTGGTCCGGGCCTACTACAAGGGCCCGATCCCGGTCGACGTCCTCGAGCGGGACCTGGCGCTGATCGCGGGAACGTAA
- a CDS encoding homoserine dehydrogenase has protein sequence MQPVRIGLLGIGTVGGGTYRVLERNREEIARRAGRRIEVAWVGARDVAKARAVVGPDVPIVTDLVRAVADPSIDIVVEVIGGTTVAKDAVLAAIAHGKHVVSANKALLALHGNEIFAAAGANGVMVAFEGAVSGCIPTIKVIREGLAANRIEWIAGIVNGTSNFILSEMRAKKLPFATVLAEAQRLGYAEADPTFDVAGIDAAHKLTLLSAIGFGIPVQFDKAYVEGITQLTDRDITYAEELGYRIKLLAITKRTPEGIELRVHPTLIPAERLIASVNGAMNAVLVKGDAAGVTLYYGAGAGADPTASAVLADVIDVTRLMRAEPEERVPHLAFQPESLSDVRILPIGDVETSYYLRVRVTDQVGVLADIARTLADAGISIDAMLQQGPGDTLGETDIVILTHRTRERNFDAALAKLVQLPAIRPEYTRIRREDLG, from the coding sequence ATGCAACCGGTGCGAATCGGCCTGCTCGGGATCGGGACCGTCGGCGGCGGTACGTATCGCGTCCTCGAGCGCAATCGTGAAGAGATCGCCCGGCGCGCCGGACGACGGATCGAGGTCGCCTGGGTCGGCGCGCGCGACGTGGCCAAGGCGCGCGCCGTCGTCGGACCCGACGTCCCGATCGTCACCGATCTCGTGCGCGCGGTCGCGGATCCGTCGATCGACATCGTCGTCGAGGTGATCGGCGGCACGACCGTTGCCAAGGACGCCGTGCTGGCGGCGATCGCGCACGGCAAGCACGTCGTGAGCGCCAACAAGGCGCTGCTCGCGCTCCACGGCAACGAGATCTTCGCCGCCGCCGGCGCCAACGGCGTGATGGTCGCGTTCGAAGGAGCCGTCTCCGGCTGCATCCCGACCATCAAGGTCATCCGCGAAGGCTTGGCCGCCAACCGCATCGAGTGGATCGCCGGCATCGTCAACGGTACCAGCAACTTCATCCTCTCCGAGATGCGTGCCAAGAAGCTGCCGTTCGCGACCGTGCTGGCCGAAGCGCAGCGCCTCGGCTACGCCGAAGCGGATCCGACCTTCGACGTCGCGGGGATTGACGCGGCGCACAAGCTCACGCTGCTCTCGGCGATCGGGTTCGGCATCCCGGTGCAGTTCGACAAGGCCTACGTCGAAGGCATCACGCAGCTGACCGATCGCGACATCACCTACGCCGAAGAGCTCGGCTACCGCATCAAGCTGCTGGCGATCACCAAACGCACGCCCGAGGGGATCGAGCTGCGGGTCCATCCGACGCTGATTCCGGCCGAACGGCTCATCGCCAGCGTCAACGGCGCGATGAACGCCGTGCTCGTGAAGGGCGACGCCGCCGGCGTCACGCTCTACTACGGCGCCGGTGCCGGCGCCGATCCGACCGCGTCGGCGGTGCTGGCCGACGTCATCGACGTCACCCGGCTGATGCGCGCCGAACCGGAAGAGCGCGTCCCGCACCTGGCGTTCCAGCCCGAGTCGCTCAGCGACGTGCGCATCCTGCCGATCGGCGACGTCGAGACGTCCTACTATCTGCGGGTGCGCGTCACCGATCAGGTCGGCGTGCTGGCCGACATCGCGCGCACGCTGGCCGACGCCGGCATCTCGATCGACGCGATGCTGCAGCAAGGCCCGGGCGACACGCTCGGCGAGACCGACATCGTCATCCTCACCCACCGCACCCGCGAGCGCAACTTCGACGCCGCGCTCGCCAAGCTCGTGCAGTTGCCGGCGATCCGCCCGGAGTACACGCGCATTCGCCGCGAGGATCTGGGGTGA
- a CDS encoding saccharopine dehydrogenase NADP-binding domain-containing protein: MTIAVVGATGHTGRFVLAELVRRGIPAVAIGRVPAKLAALAAAPGVQTRVAAIDDPLALDRALAGTDAVIHCAGPFLDTAVPVIAAALRARIHYVDLTAEQMSALSTFLAFDAPARAAGIVLAPAAGFFGGLGDLVATSALGDWAQADEVELRIALDHWWPTRGTRETGARNAFARLVREHGTLAVLQPGRHGGWDAGAPFGTVQLVPMPFSEIVLMAHHLNVSTLRSFLSENALRDVRDGATPEPLAADERGRSTQRFVLEALARKDGAERRARVRGRDIYAVSAPLVVETATRLCAGAGAPGARALGELFDADAFLDALGEHLAR, encoded by the coding sequence ATGACCATCGCAGTCGTCGGCGCGACGGGACACACCGGCCGCTTCGTCCTGGCGGAGCTCGTGCGGCGCGGCATCCCCGCCGTGGCCATCGGCCGTGTCCCGGCCAAGCTGGCGGCGCTCGCCGCGGCGCCCGGCGTGCAGACCCGCGTGGCGGCGATCGACGACCCGCTCGCGCTCGATCGCGCGCTCGCCGGCACCGACGCGGTCATCCACTGCGCCGGACCGTTCCTCGACACGGCCGTGCCCGTTATCGCTGCCGCCCTGCGCGCGCGCATCCACTACGTCGACCTGACCGCCGAGCAGATGAGCGCGCTCTCGACCTTCCTTGCGTTCGACGCGCCGGCGCGCGCGGCGGGCATCGTGCTCGCGCCCGCCGCGGGCTTCTTCGGCGGCCTGGGCGATCTGGTGGCGACCAGCGCGCTGGGCGATTGGGCGCAAGCCGACGAGGTCGAGCTGCGGATCGCGCTCGACCACTGGTGGCCGACGCGCGGCACCCGCGAGACCGGCGCGCGCAACGCGTTCGCGCGTTTGGTTCGCGAGCACGGAACCCTGGCGGTGCTGCAGCCCGGCAGGCACGGCGGGTGGGACGCCGGCGCGCCGTTCGGCACCGTGCAGCTGGTGCCGATGCCGTTCAGCGAGATCGTCCTGATGGCGCACCATCTCAACGTGTCGACGCTGCGCAGCTTCCTGAGCGAGAACGCACTGCGCGACGTGCGCGATGGCGCGACGCCCGAGCCGCTCGCCGCCGACGAACGCGGGCGCTCCACGCAACGCTTCGTGCTGGAAGCGCTCGCGCGCAAGGACGGCGCCGAACGCCGCGCGCGCGTGCGCGGACGCGACATCTACGCGGTCAGCGCGCCGCTGGTGGTGGAAACCGCGACCCGTCTGTGCGCGGGCGCCGGCGCGCCGGGTGCCCGCGCGCTGGGCGAGCTGTTCGACGCCGACGCATTCCTGGACGCGCTCGGCGAGCACCTCGCACGCTGA
- a CDS encoding helix-turn-helix domain-containing protein, with protein MATTDPRERILATAAELFYREGVHAVGVDRVVEVAGVAKTSLYRHFGTKDELIAAFLRREDEDFWAHWDAVARAHAGDPHAELDAHMAWIGERLARPNYRGCPQLNVAAEFPAADHPARVVAAAHKQALRGRLEAIARRLEVAHPAELAAQLLVLINGAFVSAQVLAADEATPVLRAAAQALVAAAR; from the coding sequence ATGGCCACGACCGATCCGCGCGAGCGCATCCTCGCCACCGCCGCGGAGCTGTTCTATCGCGAGGGGGTCCACGCGGTCGGGGTCGACCGGGTCGTCGAGGTCGCCGGGGTCGCCAAGACGAGCCTGTACCGCCACTTCGGCACCAAGGACGAGCTGATCGCGGCCTTCCTGCGTCGCGAGGACGAGGACTTCTGGGCGCACTGGGACGCCGTCGCGCGCGCGCACGCGGGCGACCCGCACGCCGAGCTCGACGCGCACATGGCCTGGATCGGGGAGCGCCTCGCGCGGCCCAACTACCGCGGCTGTCCGCAGTTGAACGTCGCGGCCGAGTTCCCGGCCGCCGATCACCCCGCCCGCGTCGTCGCGGCCGCCCACAAACAGGCCCTGCGCGGGCGCCTCGAAGCGATCGCGCGCCGGCTCGAGGTCGCGCATCCCGCCGAGCTCGCCGCGCAGCTGCTGGTGCTGATCAACGGCGCCTTCGTCAGCGCGCAGGTGCTCGCGGCCGACGAGGCCACGCCGGTCCTGCGCGCCGCGGCTCAGGCGCTCGTCGCCGCCGCCCGCTGA